The Muribaculum intestinale genome includes the window TCGGCAAGAAACACGGTAGTCTTGACGACATCGGATAGAGTCAGGCCGGCAGCCTCAAGGATGGCAGAGACGTTGGCGAGCGACTGTCGTGTCTGTGCGGTAATCCCTTCGGGAATTTCTCCTGTGGCCGGATTGATGGGAATCTGTCCGGACGCGAATATCATGTTGCCTTTCTCGATAGCCTGGCTGTAGGGGCCGATGGCTCCCGGTGCTGATGTTGTAGAGATGACTTTTTTCATATTGTTGAATTTTAGCGCATGTTAAAAGAAGTTTGAAGAACTCTTTTAACATGCATCAGTTTTAAAACATGCTCTTAATGGTGTTGATGAGCGGGTGTCATCCGCATTTTGATGTGCCGCATGATGTGCATATGAGGCATCCCTCCTGATATATGAGTGTCTCGTTTCCGCAGTTGGGGCATTTCTGTCCGCTGGCTTTTGTGCCGTTGGGAAGATATTTTTTGAGCGCACGCTCCA containing:
- a CDS encoding RidA family protein, with the translated sequence MKKVISTTSAPGAIGPYSQAIEKGNMIFASGQIPINPATGEIPEGITAQTRQSLANVSAILEAAGLTLSDVVKTTVFLADMGDFAAMNEVYAEAFTAPYPARSAVAVKTLPKNVLVEIEVLAIR